From Haliaeetus albicilla chromosome 15, bHalAlb1.1, whole genome shotgun sequence, a single genomic window includes:
- the TRIM13 gene encoding E3 ubiquitin-protein ligase TRIM13 isoform X1, whose translation MDMMELLEEDLTCPICCSLFDDPRVLPCSHNFCRKCLEGILEGNVRNVLWRPSPFKCPTCRKETPVTGVNSLQVNYSLKGIVEKYNKIKVTPKMPVCKVHSGQPLNIFCRTDMQLICGVCATRGDHTKHVFCSIEEAYSQEKRAFETLFQGFETWRCGDALSRLDTLETSKRKALQMLTKDSDKVKEFFEKLQHTLEQKRNEILSDFETMKLAVMQAYDPEINKLKTILQEQRMAFNIAEAFKDVSEPIIFLQQMQEFREKIKVLKETPLPCSSVDISPTMKSFDTSQWNGIKLVDVDKLSLPQENNTLKFKIPSVFSRRFIVNSLICLLILAVTRMSFVESVVDNLQCWKSQFFTISLSYLADTVEIADHAVFYWEQMTDGALLLREKCKNYTLVVLDNVAQFVCKYKLL comes from the exons ATG GATATGATGGAGCTCCTAGAGGAAGATCTCACCTGTCCTATTTGCTGTAGCCTGTTTGATGATCCTCGTGTCCTGCCCTGTTCACACAACTTCTGCAGAAAGTGTCTGGAAGGAATCCTTGAGGGAAACGTGAGGAATGTGCTTTGGAGGCCATCCCCTTTCAAGTGCCCCACGTGCAGGAAGGAAACTCCCGTTACTGGAGTCAACAGCTTGCAAGTCAACTATTCCCTGAAAGGTATCGTGGAGAAGTATAACAAAATCAAAGTAACTCCGAAAATGCCTGTGTGCAAAGTTCACAGCGGGCAACCCCTTAACATTTTTTGCCGGACAGACATGCAGCTGATCTGTGGGGTATGTGCCACCCGTGGTGACCACACAAAGCatgttttctgttctattgAAGAAGCTTATTCCCAGGAGAAGCGGGCTTTTGAAACCCTGTTTCAGGGCTTTGAAACTTGGCGTTGTGGAGATGCCCTCTCGCGACTGGATACTTTAGAAACCAGTAAGAGGAAAGCTCTGCAGATGCTGACCAAAGATTCTGACAAAGTGAAGGAGTTCTTTGAGAAGCTGCAGCACACACTGGAGCAGAAACGAAATGAGATTCTCTCTGACTTTGAGACCATGAAGCTTGCAGTGATGCAGGCCTATGACCCAGAAATCAATAAACTGAAAACAATTCTGCAAGAGCAACGGATGGCTTTTAACATCGCGGAGGCCTTCAAAGATGTGTCTGAACCCATTATATTTCTGCAACAGATGCaggagttcagggaaaaaatCAAGGTGCTCAAAGAAACCCCTTTACCTTGTTCCAGTGTGGACATCAGCCCTACAATGAAGAGCTTTGATACCAGCCAGTGGAATGGAATAAAACTAGTTGATGTGGACAAACTTTCCTTGCCTCAGGAAAACAACACTCTTAAATTCAAGATTCCCTCGGTCTTTTCACGCAGATTTATAGTGAACTCTCTTATTTGCTTGCTTATTCTTGCTGTCACCAGAATGTCCTTCGTGGAGTCAGTCGTTGACAATCTCCAGTGCTGGAAATCTCAATTCTTTACAATTAGCTTGTCCTATTTGGCAGATACAGTGGAGATAGCAGATCATGCAGTCTTTTACTGGGAACAGATGACAGATGGAGCTTTACTTCTAAGAGAAAAGTGTAAAAACTATACGTTGGTTGTACTGGATAATGTTGCACAGTTTGTGTGCAAATATAAACTGTTGTGA
- the TRIM13 gene encoding E3 ubiquitin-protein ligase TRIM13 isoform X2, with the protein MMELLEEDLTCPICCSLFDDPRVLPCSHNFCRKCLEGILEGNVRNVLWRPSPFKCPTCRKETPVTGVNSLQVNYSLKGIVEKYNKIKVTPKMPVCKVHSGQPLNIFCRTDMQLICGVCATRGDHTKHVFCSIEEAYSQEKRAFETLFQGFETWRCGDALSRLDTLETSKRKALQMLTKDSDKVKEFFEKLQHTLEQKRNEILSDFETMKLAVMQAYDPEINKLKTILQEQRMAFNIAEAFKDVSEPIIFLQQMQEFREKIKVLKETPLPCSSVDISPTMKSFDTSQWNGIKLVDVDKLSLPQENNTLKFKIPSVFSRRFIVNSLICLLILAVTRMSFVESVVDNLQCWKSQFFTISLSYLADTVEIADHAVFYWEQMTDGALLLREKCKNYTLVVLDNVAQFVCKYKLL; encoded by the coding sequence ATGATGGAGCTCCTAGAGGAAGATCTCACCTGTCCTATTTGCTGTAGCCTGTTTGATGATCCTCGTGTCCTGCCCTGTTCACACAACTTCTGCAGAAAGTGTCTGGAAGGAATCCTTGAGGGAAACGTGAGGAATGTGCTTTGGAGGCCATCCCCTTTCAAGTGCCCCACGTGCAGGAAGGAAACTCCCGTTACTGGAGTCAACAGCTTGCAAGTCAACTATTCCCTGAAAGGTATCGTGGAGAAGTATAACAAAATCAAAGTAACTCCGAAAATGCCTGTGTGCAAAGTTCACAGCGGGCAACCCCTTAACATTTTTTGCCGGACAGACATGCAGCTGATCTGTGGGGTATGTGCCACCCGTGGTGACCACACAAAGCatgttttctgttctattgAAGAAGCTTATTCCCAGGAGAAGCGGGCTTTTGAAACCCTGTTTCAGGGCTTTGAAACTTGGCGTTGTGGAGATGCCCTCTCGCGACTGGATACTTTAGAAACCAGTAAGAGGAAAGCTCTGCAGATGCTGACCAAAGATTCTGACAAAGTGAAGGAGTTCTTTGAGAAGCTGCAGCACACACTGGAGCAGAAACGAAATGAGATTCTCTCTGACTTTGAGACCATGAAGCTTGCAGTGATGCAGGCCTATGACCCAGAAATCAATAAACTGAAAACAATTCTGCAAGAGCAACGGATGGCTTTTAACATCGCGGAGGCCTTCAAAGATGTGTCTGAACCCATTATATTTCTGCAACAGATGCaggagttcagggaaaaaatCAAGGTGCTCAAAGAAACCCCTTTACCTTGTTCCAGTGTGGACATCAGCCCTACAATGAAGAGCTTTGATACCAGCCAGTGGAATGGAATAAAACTAGTTGATGTGGACAAACTTTCCTTGCCTCAGGAAAACAACACTCTTAAATTCAAGATTCCCTCGGTCTTTTCACGCAGATTTATAGTGAACTCTCTTATTTGCTTGCTTATTCTTGCTGTCACCAGAATGTCCTTCGTGGAGTCAGTCGTTGACAATCTCCAGTGCTGGAAATCTCAATTCTTTACAATTAGCTTGTCCTATTTGGCAGATACAGTGGAGATAGCAGATCATGCAGTCTTTTACTGGGAACAGATGACAGATGGAGCTTTACTTCTAAGAGAAAAGTGTAAAAACTATACGTTGGTTGTACTGGATAATGTTGCACAGTTTGTGTGCAAATATAAACTGTTGTGA
- the KCNRG gene encoding potassium channel regulatory protein has translation MSNQEVVILSVGGVRFVTRASTLQQFPESRLARMLNSDDPEFKLVNGEFFVDRDGTLFRYIMDFLRTLQVSLPTDFSDYQRLQREAEFYGLYPLADLLSQEHLLKPRLEILEVRFSLQEMQALFQIFGSCSTTVETLAEQITVFTGQQSGQSWNSPFPSQKPLVPLPLERPSHHNMVFQCGYDYSAGDQFVARYVSIKPDNRKLINGTNVLGLLLDTLLKDGFRLISTRTVSAEEKVECYSFERMQRPAGPAVTVNPTPGSSGVAQARRNQVQKGK, from the exons ATGAGTAATCAAGAGGTGGTCATTCTGAGCGTGGGAGGTGTGAGATTTGTAACCCGGGCTTCTACCTTGCAGCAGTTCCCCGAGTCCAGGTTAGCACGGATGTTGAACAGCGATGACCCGGAATTTAAACTGGTGAATGGAGAGTTTTTTGTGGACAGAGATGGAACTTTGTTTAGGTACATCATGGACTTCTTGAGGACTCTCCAGGTCTCCTTACCTACTGATTTCTCAGACTATCAGAGgctgcagagagaagcagaatTCTATGGACTCTACCCTCTGGCCGACCTCCTGAGCCAGGAACACTTGCTGAAGCCGAGGCTGGAGATCTTGGAAGTGCGTTTTTCTCTCCAAGAGATGCAGGCCTTATTCCAGATCTTTGGTTCCTGCAGTACCACTGTTGAGACACTAGCTGAACAGATCACTGTGTTTACAGGGCAGCAGTCAGGACAGAGCTGGAACAGcccttttccttctcagaaACCACTTGTTCCACTTCCTTTGGAAAGGCCTTCTCATCACAACATGGTGTTTCAGTGCGGTTATGACTACTCTGCTGGTGACCAGTTTGTGGCCAG gTATGTTTCCATAAAGCCTGACAATAGAAAGCTGATTAACGGTACTAATGTGCTAGGCCTGCTGCTTGACACTTTGCTCAAAGATGGATTTCGCCTCATAAGCACCAGGACAGTCTCCGCTGAAGAAAAAGTCGAATGCTACAGTTTTGAAAGGATGCAGAGGCCAGCAGGCCCTGCTGTCACGGTGAACCCAACCCCAGGGAGCTCTGGGGTAGCACAGGCAAGGAGAAACCAAGtgcagaaagggaaataa